In Paractinoplanes brasiliensis, the following proteins share a genomic window:
- a CDS encoding tetratricopeptide repeat protein, which yields MPEQPAGRDAQPPDPAGCRTLDELAAVLRALKAWAGDPSYDTITRRVNAAHGPAGRGTVVDCFRAGRRRVNPELVVAVAASLHDDEAYLGRWRQAIRVTLAERQAAANVRVLAGLPGEASSFVGREPHLAALERATGVCVITGMAGVGKTRLAVHAGHRRTGTRLFVDLRGFHPDDSQPPADPGAVLDGFLRALGVPPRQIPHDLGARSALFRDQVAGRQALVVLDNAADEEQVRPLLAPDVLTLVTSRRELNGLGPATRIDLDVFSSEEASELLAGAVPVDGDAEAVERVAQRCGYLPLALTVVAGQMTATPGWSVADHADRLDERHRNHRLDDGVQLALHLSDQGLPERRRTLLRRLAGHPGQDLDAYAAAALLDAELDETEEHLRRLAAEHLIQQPVPGRFVLHDLVRAYAAERSADEERPADRRAALTRLFDLYLYAASAAMDALHPAEKHRRPALDPHDVRGPDLSDSKAALHWLDTERATLVAVCLYAARNGWESHAVRLAATLYTYLDNGGYPADAIAVHSEARHAAARAGDLAGEANALVNLAVVHWQLGRHPEALEQLTEALALFRRLGDRRGQARALGNLGVVHNAFGDHAESAAHHALALEQFAAIGDRVGEANTLTNLGDVYVRMGRAQDAAEHHRRALTLFRDLNHRGGEATALTNLGDADTRLGNHTTALDSYDKAVAIFGELGERYGQTCALNGRGEALLAAGRNEEALTSFKVALGTARLIDDPAEQARSHAGLAAVFEAAGDTAAAARHRPPYAVDDPPT from the coding sequence ATGCCCGAGCAACCGGCCGGCCGCGACGCACAACCGCCCGATCCGGCCGGCTGCCGCACCCTCGACGAATTGGCGGCGGTCCTGCGCGCCCTGAAGGCGTGGGCGGGCGACCCGTCGTACGACACGATCACGAGACGCGTCAATGCGGCTCACGGGCCGGCGGGCCGGGGCACGGTGGTCGATTGTTTCCGCGCCGGCCGCCGCCGGGTCAATCCGGAGCTCGTGGTCGCGGTGGCGGCGTCGCTGCACGACGACGAGGCGTACCTCGGGCGCTGGCGGCAGGCGATCCGGGTCACGCTGGCTGAGAGGCAGGCCGCGGCCAACGTACGCGTCCTGGCGGGGCTGCCCGGCGAGGCGTCGTCGTTCGTGGGCCGCGAGCCGCACCTGGCCGCCCTCGAACGAGCGACCGGCGTCTGCGTGATCACCGGGATGGCCGGTGTGGGCAAGACCCGGCTCGCCGTCCATGCCGGTCACCGGCGTACGGGAACCAGGCTGTTTGTCGATCTTCGAGGTTTTCATCCCGACGACAGCCAGCCCCCGGCCGATCCCGGCGCGGTGCTGGACGGGTTTCTGCGGGCGCTCGGGGTGCCGCCGCGGCAGATCCCGCATGATCTGGGGGCACGGTCGGCACTGTTCCGCGATCAGGTCGCCGGCCGGCAGGCGCTGGTGGTCCTCGACAACGCGGCCGACGAGGAGCAGGTACGCCCGCTGCTCGCGCCGGACGTGTTGACGCTGGTCACGTCACGCCGCGAGCTCAACGGCCTGGGCCCGGCGACCCGGATCGATCTCGACGTGTTCTCCTCGGAGGAGGCGTCCGAGCTGCTGGCCGGTGCGGTGCCGGTGGACGGCGACGCGGAGGCGGTCGAGCGGGTCGCGCAGCGGTGCGGATATCTGCCGCTGGCGCTGACCGTGGTGGCCGGTCAGATGACGGCGACGCCGGGCTGGTCGGTGGCTGATCACGCCGACCGGCTCGACGAGCGGCATCGCAACCATCGGCTCGACGACGGCGTCCAGCTCGCGCTGCATCTGTCCGACCAGGGCCTGCCCGAGCGCCGGCGGACCTTGCTGCGCCGGCTCGCCGGTCATCCGGGGCAGGACCTCGACGCGTACGCCGCAGCCGCCCTGCTCGACGCCGAGCTCGACGAGACCGAGGAACACCTGCGGCGCCTGGCCGCCGAGCACCTGATCCAGCAGCCGGTGCCGGGGCGTTTCGTGCTGCACGACCTGGTGCGGGCGTACGCGGCCGAAAGGAGTGCCGACGAGGAGCGCCCGGCCGACCGTCGCGCCGCGCTCACCAGGCTTTTCGACCTTTACCTGTACGCCGCGTCGGCTGCGATGGACGCGCTGCACCCGGCCGAGAAGCACCGGCGTCCCGCGCTCGACCCGCACGACGTACGGGGTCCTGATCTGTCCGACTCGAAGGCCGCGCTGCACTGGCTGGACACCGAGCGAGCGACCCTGGTGGCGGTCTGTCTGTACGCGGCCCGCAACGGCTGGGAGTCGCACGCCGTACGTCTGGCCGCGACGCTGTACACCTACCTCGACAACGGCGGCTACCCGGCGGACGCGATCGCCGTGCACTCCGAGGCCCGCCACGCCGCCGCCCGTGCCGGCGACCTCGCGGGTGAGGCGAACGCGCTGGTCAACCTGGCCGTCGTGCACTGGCAGCTGGGCCGGCACCCGGAGGCGCTGGAACAGCTGACCGAGGCGCTGGCCCTGTTCCGCCGGCTGGGCGACCGCCGCGGGCAGGCTCGCGCCCTGGGCAACCTGGGCGTGGTGCACAACGCGTTCGGCGACCACGCGGAGTCGGCCGCCCACCACGCGCTGGCGCTGGAACAGTTCGCCGCGATCGGTGACCGCGTGGGCGAGGCGAACACGCTGACCAACCTGGGCGACGTGTACGTCCGGATGGGCCGCGCGCAGGACGCCGCGGAACACCACCGCCGCGCGCTCACGCTGTTCCGCGACCTGAACCACCGCGGCGGCGAGGCCACGGCGCTGACCAACCTGGGCGACGCCGACACCCGCCTGGGCAACCACACGACGGCGCTGGACTCGTACGACAAGGCGGTCGCGATCTTCGGCGAGCTCGGCGAACGGTACGGGCAGACGTGCGCGCTGAACGGCCGCGGCGAGGCACTGCTGGCGGCAGGCCGCAACGAGGAGGCGCTGACCAGTTTCAAGGTCGCCCTGGGCACCGCTCGCCTCATCGACGACCCGGCCGAACAGGCGCGCTCCCACGCCGGCCTGGCCGCCGTGTTCGAGGCCGCAGGCGACACCGCCGCCGCGGCCCGGCACCGCCCGCCGTACGCAGTTGACGACCCGCCAACGTAG
- the ltrA gene encoding group II intron reverse transcriptase/maturase, with amino-acid sequence MADPGRRFDDLFNFVYDPATLIVAFSRVAGNQGARTPGVDGWTVADIEEIVGVPGFLDDLRAAVKDGSFRPLPVRERKIPKPGGSGKVRKLGIPTVADRVVQAALKLVLEPIFEADFLPVSYGFRPKRRAHDAIAEIHHFGTRGYRWVLDADIEACFDSISHTALLDRVRARVKDKRVLALVKAFLKAGVLTELGERRDTTTGTPQGGILSPLLANIALSALDEHVMQPWQPGGPMSTAGKRGYRRSKGRPTWRIVRYADDFVILVHGTREHTEALRQDVATVLAPLGLRLSEAKTQIVHMGDGFDFLGFRIRWKRKRGTNKWYVYTFIAARPLFTVKAKIRALTHKTSQWSLASVLTKLGQLMRGWANYFKHAVAKWTFSKLDAFTWWRLAHMLRARHGWNWGQLRRHLRGPDGRWRIAADGVEYYRISLSVAVSRYTYRGNKIPTPWPTTNPA; translated from the coding sequence GTGGCCGATCCTGGCCGCCGGTTCGATGACTTGTTCAACTTCGTGTACGACCCGGCGACGCTGATCGTGGCGTTCAGCCGGGTCGCGGGAAACCAAGGCGCGCGCACGCCCGGGGTGGACGGCTGGACCGTGGCCGACATCGAGGAGATCGTGGGCGTGCCCGGATTCCTGGACGACCTGCGAGCCGCCGTCAAGGACGGCTCGTTCCGGCCACTGCCGGTGCGGGAACGCAAGATCCCGAAACCTGGCGGGTCGGGCAAGGTTCGCAAGCTCGGGATACCGACGGTCGCGGACCGGGTCGTTCAGGCGGCGCTGAAGCTGGTACTGGAACCGATCTTTGAGGCCGACTTCTTACCGGTCTCCTATGGGTTCCGGCCCAAGCGGCGTGCTCATGACGCGATCGCTGAGATTCATCACTTCGGCACCCGTGGTTACCGCTGGGTGCTGGACGCTGATATCGAGGCGTGTTTCGATTCGATCTCGCACACGGCCCTGCTGGACCGGGTGCGGGCGAGGGTCAAGGACAAACGCGTCCTGGCGCTGGTCAAGGCGTTCCTCAAGGCCGGGGTCCTCACCGAGTTGGGTGAGCGGCGGGACACCACGACCGGCACACCGCAAGGCGGCATCCTCTCGCCGTTGCTGGCTAACATCGCTTTGTCCGCGCTCGATGAGCACGTGATGCAGCCATGGCAGCCAGGCGGGCCGATGTCGACCGCGGGCAAACGCGGCTACCGACGCTCCAAGGGACGGCCGACGTGGCGGATTGTTCGTTACGCCGACGACTTCGTGATCTTGGTGCACGGGACGCGTGAGCACACCGAAGCGCTACGCCAAGACGTCGCTACTGTGCTGGCACCGCTGGGTTTACGCCTCTCGGAGGCCAAGACCCAGATAGTGCACATGGGCGACGGGTTCGACTTCCTCGGCTTCCGCATCCGGTGGAAACGCAAGAGGGGTACGAACAAGTGGTACGTCTACACCTTCATCGCGGCCCGGCCGTTGTTCACGGTGAAGGCGAAGATCCGTGCCCTGACACACAAGACATCGCAGTGGAGCCTCGCATCAGTGCTGACCAAACTCGGACAGCTCATGCGCGGCTGGGCCAACTACTTCAAACACGCCGTGGCGAAATGGACCTTCAGCAAACTGGACGCCTTCACCTGGTGGAGACTCGCCCACATGCTACGGGCCCGGCACGGCTGGAACTGGGGTCAACTCCGCCGTCACCTACGCGGCCCTGACGGGCGGTGGCGGATCGCGGCGGACGGGGTCGAGTACTACCGGATCTCCTTGAGTGTGGCGGTCTCTCGTTACACCTACCGGGGCAACAAGATCCCAACCCCATGGCCCACCACGAATCCCGCCTGA
- a CDS encoding helix-turn-helix domain-containing protein → MSTDRTWTVQAVRNLGLTTDIETAGSILGIGRSKAYALAKSGEFPVRVVRVGRSYIVPVAALLELLGV, encoded by the coding sequence ATGAGCACTGACCGAACCTGGACCGTGCAAGCCGTCCGCAACCTCGGACTCACCACCGACATCGAAACCGCCGGATCGATCCTCGGCATCGGCCGCAGCAAGGCATATGCCCTCGCCAAATCAGGCGAGTTCCCTGTCCGGGTTGTCCGCGTCGGGCGTAGCTACATCGTGCCCGTGGCGGCTCTGCTCGAACTACTCGGCGTCTAG
- a CDS encoding replication initiator encodes MYSPRDGLSFTDHELLTTATHPDFRAWLTRIRHIGGCQHPIHLIGHTLTIDAASGQLLSELTSDSQPHGRLTIACGNRRVSRCEPCARLHQGDTYHLIAAGLAGGKQVPDTVRTHPRVFVTFTAPSFGPVHRHTPGGPCRPRPGNPRCPHGRALACPDHHPPDDPITGSPLCPDCYDYPAAVLFNAHTRDLWQRLHRNLYEHLATTRGVSRTAIRRTVRVSYAKVAEWQRRGTIHFHAVMRFDGPDGPADLPPAWASTGLLINTIRAATSRVAYPVRGTDVVLRFGTQLDIRPITPGRTGDDLTEQAVAGYIAKYVSKPEVTGVTVNQPIHDLATIAVLPVTDHARTLIRTCWTLATQPEHREIKLRRWAHQLGYRGHTATKSRRYSTTYTALRAARADYRDTDTNPPASDGDLITEKQWRYSHAGHTLGQAMYADGIADDLHATRQAAHAARADTNDTGAADEH; translated from the coding sequence ATGTACTCACCCCGCGACGGGCTGTCCTTCACCGACCACGAACTTTTGACCACCGCCACGCATCCCGACTTCCGCGCGTGGCTCACCCGCATCCGCCACATCGGCGGCTGCCAACACCCGATCCACCTCATCGGCCACACCCTGACCATTGACGCCGCCAGCGGCCAGCTCCTTTCCGAGCTGACCTCCGACAGCCAACCCCACGGCCGGCTCACCATCGCCTGCGGCAACCGCCGTGTCTCACGCTGCGAACCCTGCGCCCGACTGCACCAAGGCGACACCTACCACCTGATCGCGGCCGGGCTCGCCGGTGGCAAACAGGTCCCCGACACCGTCCGCACGCATCCCCGCGTGTTCGTCACCTTCACCGCCCCCAGCTTCGGCCCGGTCCACCGCCACACCCCCGGCGGCCCATGCCGACCCCGCCCCGGCAATCCTCGGTGCCCTCACGGCCGCGCCCTGGCCTGCCCTGACCACCATCCGCCGGACGACCCGATCACCGGATCACCGCTGTGCCCGGACTGCTACGACTACCCGGCCGCGGTGCTGTTCAACGCCCACACCCGCGACCTATGGCAGCGCCTGCACCGCAACCTCTACGAACACCTCGCCACCACACGCGGCGTCTCCCGCACCGCCATACGTAGAACCGTCCGCGTCTCCTACGCCAAAGTCGCCGAATGGCAACGACGCGGCACCATCCACTTCCACGCCGTCATGCGCTTCGACGGCCCCGACGGCCCTGCCGATCTTCCACCCGCCTGGGCATCCACCGGCCTGCTGATCAACACCATCCGAGCCGCCACCAGCCGCGTCGCCTACCCCGTACGCGGAACCGATGTGGTGCTGCGCTTCGGCACCCAGCTCGACATCCGCCCGATCACCCCCGGCCGCACCGGAGACGACCTCACCGAACAGGCCGTGGCCGGCTACATCGCCAAATACGTCAGCAAACCCGAAGTCACCGGCGTCACCGTCAACCAGCCCATCCACGACCTGGCCACCATCGCCGTCCTACCCGTCACCGACCACGCCCGCACCCTCATCCGCACCTGCTGGACGCTCGCCACCCAACCCGAACACCGCGAGATCAAGCTACGACGCTGGGCACACCAACTCGGATACCGAGGCCACACCGCCACCAAAAGCCGCCGCTACTCCACCACCTACACCGCCCTACGCGCCGCCCGCGCCGACTACCGCGACACAGACACCAACCCACCGGCATCGGACGGCGACCTGATCACCGAAAAGCAGTGGCGCTACTCCCACGCCGGGCACACCCTCGGCCAAGCCATGTACGCCGACGGCATCGCAGACGACCTCCACGCCACCCGCCAAGCCGCACACGCCGCCCGTGCCGACACCAACGACACCGGGGCCGCTGATGAGCACTGA
- a CDS encoding FtsK/SpoIIIE domain-containing protein: MTWERLAALGDALVRVGIALGCLFVLWLLLGAYLSRRRPVAYWYGYGFWFLLWRMRRTWSRLTLNADLTASERPNTGVFGSLVVKGRPLRPAVPLLIKIRPRRFGATAVVALQPGQVPQPFIDAADAMAHTWGVHAVRAAASRRGRVDLTILRADPLGDSSMRDLRSTSPGAAVPVAVPEDLCAEIGNREDGQSWVLDLIALPHWLITGATQSGKSTLINAAVAQWAARPIALVGIDCKGGMELASLAPRLSALAYDRAQAADLLGHLVTEAERRMALCREHRARNIWQLPEHLRPAPVIVIVDELAELYLIASREQKDAALRATTNLLRLGQLGAALGIHLILAGQRVGTDLGPGISALRAQLGGRICLKVHDPETAKMTLGDLHPDAVDAAQLIGPADKGVAITTADHFGWVRARSVKFTDDDLDQAVHATRHLTPRIPGLTPPADPPVA; the protein is encoded by the coding sequence ATGACCTGGGAGCGGCTCGCCGCGCTCGGTGACGCCCTGGTCCGGGTCGGTATCGCCCTCGGCTGCCTGTTCGTGCTGTGGCTGCTGCTCGGTGCCTATCTGAGCCGCCGTCGTCCGGTGGCCTACTGGTACGGCTATGGGTTCTGGTTTCTGCTGTGGCGGATGCGCCGTACCTGGTCACGGCTGACGTTGAACGCTGACCTGACCGCCAGCGAGAGACCGAACACGGGGGTCTTCGGCTCGCTGGTGGTCAAAGGCCGGCCATTGCGTCCAGCGGTGCCGCTGCTGATCAAGATCCGGCCTCGCCGGTTCGGTGCAACCGCTGTGGTGGCCCTGCAGCCGGGACAGGTTCCGCAACCGTTCATCGACGCGGCCGACGCCATGGCCCACACCTGGGGCGTTCACGCCGTCCGGGCGGCAGCATCCCGGCGGGGGCGGGTGGACTTGACGATCTTGCGGGCCGACCCGCTCGGTGACAGCAGCATGCGCGACCTCCGGTCGACGTCGCCGGGGGCGGCCGTGCCGGTGGCCGTTCCCGAGGATCTATGCGCGGAGATCGGCAACCGTGAAGACGGTCAGAGCTGGGTCCTCGACCTGATCGCGCTGCCGCACTGGCTGATCACCGGAGCAACCCAGTCCGGCAAGTCCACGCTGATCAACGCGGCCGTCGCTCAATGGGCGGCCCGGCCGATCGCGCTGGTCGGTATCGACTGCAAAGGCGGCATGGAACTCGCCTCGCTCGCTCCCCGTCTCTCAGCGCTGGCCTACGACCGTGCCCAAGCCGCTGACCTGCTCGGGCACCTGGTCACCGAGGCCGAACGGCGCATGGCCCTGTGCCGCGAACACCGCGCCCGCAACATCTGGCAACTACCCGAGCACCTGCGGCCGGCGCCGGTCATCGTCATCGTCGACGAACTGGCAGAGCTCTACCTGATCGCCTCACGCGAACAAAAGGACGCCGCCCTGCGGGCCACGACGAACCTGCTGCGCCTGGGCCAGCTCGGCGCGGCTCTCGGTATCCACCTCATCCTTGCCGGGCAACGCGTCGGCACCGATCTCGGCCCCGGCATCTCCGCCCTACGGGCACAGCTCGGCGGGCGGATCTGTCTCAAGGTCCACGACCCCGAAACCGCCAAAATGACCCTCGGTGACCTCCACCCCGATGCCGTCGACGCCGCCCAGCTGATCGGCCCGGCCGACAAAGGCGTCGCCATCACCACCGCTGACCACTTCGGCTGGGTCCGCGCCCGGTCAGTCAAGTTCACCGACGACGACCTGGACCAGGCCGTGCACGCCACCCGTCACCTCACCCCACGAATCCCCGGGCTCACACCTCCCGCCGACCCTCCGGTCGCCTGA
- a CDS encoding SAM-dependent methyltransferase encodes MMSDPRGLDPTWPDPARRYNDLLGGKDNFAADRASSAEIAKHFPAIRVAARENRSFLLRAVRYLAADKGIRQFLDIGAGMPMSPGVHEIAQRVDPTARVLYVDHSELVAAHIRALAVSTEEGRSAFLHGDLRQPQHILTSPQLADALDMSQPVALILAAILHFCTDEDDPYSAVRTLIEALPPGSYVICSHATFDPVDERIRGRLTKLVDSAKHGPFQARTRDEIAKFLDGLDLEPPGLVSTIAWHPELDPAADGHEHEAISYAAVGRVP; translated from the coding sequence ATGATGAGCGACCCGCGCGGCCTCGACCCCACATGGCCGGACCCGGCCCGGCGCTACAACGACTTGTTGGGCGGTAAGGACAACTTCGCCGCGGACCGGGCCTCCTCCGCGGAGATTGCGAAGCACTTCCCGGCGATCCGCGTTGCTGCCCGGGAGAATCGCAGCTTCCTGCTTCGCGCGGTGCGATATCTGGCGGCAGACAAAGGGATACGGCAATTTCTCGACATCGGCGCTGGGATGCCGATGAGCCCCGGGGTCCACGAAATCGCCCAACGGGTCGATCCGACCGCGAGGGTGTTGTACGTCGATCACAGTGAACTGGTCGCCGCTCACATCCGCGCCTTGGCGGTCAGCACCGAGGAAGGCAGATCTGCGTTCCTCCACGGCGACCTGCGTCAGCCCCAGCACATCCTGACCAGCCCACAGTTGGCCGACGCCCTCGACATGAGCCAGCCTGTCGCGCTGATCCTCGCTGCGATTCTGCATTTCTGCACCGACGAAGACGACCCGTACAGCGCCGTGCGAACCCTGATCGAGGCACTACCTCCGGGTAGCTACGTGATCTGCTCACACGCCACCTTCGACCCGGTCGACGAGCGGATCCGGGGCCGGCTGACCAAGCTGGTCGACTCGGCCAAACACGGCCCGTTCCAGGCCCGCACCCGCGACGAGATCGCCAAGTTCCTCGACGGTCTCGATCTCGAACCACCCGGACTGGTCTCCACGATCGCCTGGCACCCCGAGCTCGATCCAGCCGCCGACGGCCATGAACACGAAGCCATCAGCTACGCCGCCGTCGGCAGAGTTCCATGA
- a CDS encoding GNAT family N-acetyltransferase, whose translation MNTPASIIPALRVAETDDIDLVADIVAEAFEDLDVIRFLVPQQTRRWSVSRAWYRLYIAHAIGGAGQVVVTEDHSAAAVWFDRTRPFTEPDQYSEQLVKLAGDALPRFRHLDAQMDAHHPTDPHWHLLFLAVRPPRQNHGLGARLLAHTHARLDADGIPAYLEATSPQNQRLYHRHGYTDMTPPTIEITDSIPLYRMWRPAGTD comes from the coding sequence GTGAACACTCCCGCCAGCATCATCCCCGCCCTGCGTGTCGCCGAAACCGACGACATCGATCTCGTGGCCGACATCGTCGCCGAGGCTTTCGAAGACCTCGACGTGATCCGCTTCCTTGTTCCGCAGCAAACGCGCCGGTGGTCGGTCTCCCGCGCCTGGTACCGGCTGTACATAGCCCATGCGATCGGCGGGGCCGGGCAGGTCGTCGTGACCGAGGACCACAGCGCGGCCGCGGTCTGGTTCGACCGCACCCGCCCGTTCACCGAACCCGACCAGTACTCCGAACAGCTGGTCAAGCTGGCCGGCGACGCGTTGCCCCGGTTCCGGCACCTCGACGCACAGATGGACGCCCACCACCCGACCGACCCGCACTGGCACCTGCTCTTTCTGGCCGTGCGCCCACCAAGGCAGAACCACGGGCTTGGCGCCCGCCTACTCGCCCACACCCACGCCCGGCTCGACGCCGACGGGATCCCGGCCTACCTGGAAGCCACCAGCCCACAAAACCAGCGCCTCTACCACCGTCACGGCTACACCGACATGACCCCGCCGACGATCGAGATCACCGACAGCATCCCCCTGTACCGCATGTGGCGACCCGCCGGCACCGACTGA
- a CDS encoding APC family permease, giving the protein MSASRSLTAPGSSVSHALAANRLGPFAIGAAIASSVAPLTVVTLVVSTAVAVTGLLGFPIAVITVAAILLLFVVGYLAMARHIPNAGAFYAYVAQGLGRPLGVGTSWFALATYTSFLMCCFGGFGALVQPLVSDWVGLDVPWWILALTVWVLVAVLGANEVSLSEKVLVVLVVAETILVLVYSLAIMLTAGFTFNTGALSLDNLWSPSAGVLVVIGMTAFAGVEQSVVYIEESKNPRRTIRVATYATVLVIAAVYVYASLVQISAGGPSIIEQATSQGGDLFFNQAAGILGHTAVIIGRLFLGTGLIAALIAFHNAATRYGFALGREGVLPRLFGHTTLKGAPRVASLVLSAVTAAVLVVYAVAGWDPLVQLFYLGSTTGGFAVLLLYTLTSIAVIAFFAKDARGEGVWQRLLAPLLSTGILLLLAFLAVDNLHLLFGVNPGTGPARWVPIVLLAILVGGTVWGLILKRLRPDVYAGIGRGTRSSTASGLQTIL; this is encoded by the coding sequence GTGTCCGCTTCACGTTCTCTCACTGCGCCGGGCAGCAGTGTGTCGCATGCTTTGGCGGCGAACCGCTTGGGCCCGTTCGCGATCGGTGCCGCGATAGCGTCGTCGGTGGCTCCGTTGACGGTGGTCACGCTGGTGGTCAGTACCGCGGTCGCGGTGACCGGGCTGCTCGGTTTCCCGATTGCCGTGATCACGGTCGCCGCGATTCTGTTGCTGTTCGTGGTCGGCTATCTGGCGATGGCCCGGCACATTCCGAACGCCGGCGCTTTCTACGCCTATGTCGCGCAGGGGCTGGGCCGACCGCTCGGGGTCGGTACGTCCTGGTTCGCGCTGGCCACCTACACGAGTTTCCTGATGTGCTGCTTCGGCGGGTTCGGTGCCCTGGTGCAGCCACTGGTCTCGGACTGGGTCGGCCTGGACGTTCCCTGGTGGATCCTCGCGCTGACCGTCTGGGTGCTGGTCGCTGTCCTGGGCGCGAACGAGGTCAGCCTGTCCGAGAAAGTCCTGGTCGTTCTGGTCGTCGCCGAAACAATCCTGGTGCTGGTCTACAGCCTGGCCATCATGCTCACCGCCGGGTTCACCTTCAACACCGGCGCGCTGTCGCTGGACAACTTATGGAGTCCCAGCGCGGGTGTGCTCGTAGTGATCGGGATGACCGCGTTCGCCGGGGTCGAGCAGTCGGTGGTCTATATCGAGGAGTCGAAGAACCCGAGGCGAACGATCCGGGTCGCCACCTACGCCACCGTACTGGTCATCGCCGCGGTGTATGTGTACGCGTCGCTGGTGCAAATCTCGGCCGGCGGGCCGAGCATCATCGAGCAAGCCACCAGCCAGGGCGGGGACCTGTTCTTCAACCAGGCCGCAGGCATCCTCGGCCACACTGCGGTCATCATCGGACGGCTGTTCCTGGGCACCGGACTGATCGCCGCGCTGATCGCCTTCCACAACGCGGCCACCCGCTACGGATTCGCGCTGGGCCGCGAAGGCGTTCTACCCCGCCTGTTCGGCCACACCACCCTCAAAGGCGCACCCCGCGTGGCGTCATTGGTGCTGAGCGCGGTCACCGCGGCCGTGCTGGTCGTGTACGCGGTGGCCGGGTGGGATCCGCTGGTCCAACTGTTCTACCTGGGGTCGACGACCGGCGGGTTCGCCGTCCTGCTGCTCTACACGTTGACCAGCATCGCCGTCATCGCGTTCTTCGCCAAAGACGCACGGGGCGAAGGCGTATGGCAACGACTGCTCGCCCCGCTGCTGTCCACCGGAATCCTGCTCCTTTTGGCCTTCCTGGCGGTCGACAACCTGCACCTGCTGTTCGGCGTCAACCCCGGCACCGGCCCCGCCCGCTGGGTGCCCATCGTCCTGCTGGCCATCCTCGTCGGCGGAACGGTGTGGGGGTTGATCCTCAAGCGCCTCCGGCCGGACGTCTACGCCGGCATCGGCCGCGGCACCCGCAGCTCCACCGCCTCCGGCCTGCAGACGATCCTCTGA
- a CDS encoding GPP34 family phosphoprotein: MKREPEVRRRVDMGYHRSLADEFWLAAHDGVKGQPRLGPWALGVGLATALLAELVYGGHLQLYDGELFRSGADGPDDPALRSLLSKMQSEEQSWAPPDMPVDVPVRPREGWQAAASYGRHGYARTPERSVRTSPLRAAPDGALMPPTEETRHRRRGHRHEEWLSYLAYQGRGEALVADRLSRLGLAVVRQERRLLGGTTTSLVPRDSVVSGTPANRLSIAVQSRARLGRDELFLAALILATGLHLHAFATLDPADRSYLSDLLRRDLDEPSRELLRAADAAVGEAAMR; the protein is encoded by the coding sequence ATGAAGCGCGAGCCGGAGGTAAGGCGGCGAGTCGACATGGGGTACCACAGAAGCCTTGCTGATGAGTTTTGGCTGGCGGCGCACGATGGCGTCAAAGGTCAGCCGCGGCTGGGCCCGTGGGCGTTGGGGGTAGGGCTGGCGACCGCGTTGCTCGCGGAACTGGTTTACGGCGGTCATCTGCAGCTATACGACGGTGAGCTCTTTCGTTCTGGGGCGGATGGCCCCGATGATCCGGCCCTGAGGTCGCTGCTAAGCAAAATGCAGTCGGAGGAGCAGAGCTGGGCTCCGCCCGACATGCCGGTCGATGTGCCTGTTCGTCCGCGCGAGGGATGGCAAGCGGCAGCCTCGTATGGCCGGCACGGCTACGCCAGGACACCGGAGCGCTCCGTCCGGACCTCGCCCTTGCGGGCTGCACCGGACGGTGCTCTGATGCCGCCGACTGAGGAGACCCGGCATCGGCGGCGCGGTCACCGGCATGAGGAGTGGCTGTCGTATCTGGCTTATCAGGGCCGGGGTGAGGCGCTCGTTGCTGACCGGCTTTCCCGGCTGGGGCTGGCCGTAGTGAGGCAGGAACGTCGCCTTTTGGGCGGGACGACGACATCGTTGGTTCCGCGCGACTCGGTGGTCTCTGGTACGCCCGCGAACAGGCTCAGTATTGCCGTGCAAAGCAGGGCGCGTCTGGGCCGGGACGAGCTGTTTCTTGCCGCGTTGATCTTGGCCACGGGCTTGCATCTTCACGCGTTCGCCACTCTGGATCCGGCTGATCGGTCGTATCTGTCGGACCTCCTCCGGCGCGACTTGGACGAGCCGAGCCGTGAATTGTTGCGCGCTGCGGACGCCGCTGTCGGTGAAGCCGCCATGCGCTAG